The Paenibacillus sp. RC334 nucleotide sequence ACAGTATATTGTAAAGTATAAGCTGAAGAAAAAATTTACTGAATGAAAAAAAAGAAAATACCCATTAGATAATAAAAATGACGTAACCAAAATAAGCTGGTATCTCCAAAGAATTTTCAATCCTTTTACATCAGTTGATGTAATCGGGGAACTGTATCTCTTTATTTTTACTTGCCTATAAAAATTATTAAAAAAATCAAAAAATGTGGTTGCTATATTTCCGAATACCACATAACCAATTAAAACAGTATGCCAATTTTTTTGCATTGCTATGATGTCTGGATATATCCAATAAGCAAGACCTAAAACGGCTAAAAGTAAAGTCCAATTGGTAATACCACTTGAAATAATTTTTTGCCGCTCTCTTTCTTGTAGTCTGTTAACATAATCAAGCCAGTCTTTTTGTAATTTCATTCTTTCCATTGATGTTAGGCCCTTCACTTAAAATTAGCTACAAAAATAAAGCTTACCTTTTTGACTTCAACGATTGCACCTGTATCACTGAGACGAATCGCTGCAATCTCGATCCGACAAAAAAACGAACTGACCTGATATTCTCAGATCAGTTCAGCATTTTCAACACTGCAATTTCATCACAATTGTTTTGTTTACTACAGTTAATGCAATCAGTCCATACCTTTTCAGGGAAAATCTCTTTGTCTACCACATCAAACCCGTTTTTTATAAAAAAGGAGACCTCGTAGGTCAAAGCCATAATTTTAGGGATACGCTGCCGCCGTGCTTCTATAATAAGGCCCTCTACGAGCTTGGAGCCGATGCCCATACCTTTATGTCCTTCAGAAATACCAAGTGAGCGAATCTCTACCAAATCATCACCCAGTTTGCATAAAGAACCACAACCGACGACTTCGCCGTCCACTTCTGCCACAATAAACAGCTCCAGTTGGCGCATAAGAACTTCCCTTGAACGTGGGAGCATAATTCCCCGCTCCGCATAGCCGCTAATCATTTGGTATAAAGGCTCCACATCCTCAGGAACCGCACTTCTGCACAATACATCTTTACACACTGAAGCCATCTTGCTCTCCTCCTGCCGCTTGCCGCATATAATGAATAAATATACAACATTACGCATAGAATCGCAATACTTCATTTACCCTGCCGTGACAGAATGTGTTATAAAATGAATGTCCCCGCTTATGGTGTGCAAATGTACCGTTTGAAGCTACGACTTATGAATTTACGGTAATGGAACCGATGAACTCCGCAAATACATCATTTCCGAACAAAATACCACGTTCGCTCAGACGATAACCATCTTCGACTGGTTCGATCAATCCCGCATTCAGCATTTTTCCGAGTGGGGCCGTAAACGTATCCTCCAGTGACTGGCCGAATTGAGCCTCAAAGCGGGACTTCGAGACACCTTCCAGCATTCTCAAACCGACCATGAGAAAATCCTCCATCGCTTCGGCCGCTGGCACCTCAAAGCTATCCAGACGCGGCAGTCCGTTACGGGTAGCCTCCACATAAGGATTAATGCCCTTAATGTTCATATGGCGCTCTCTGCCAACATATCCGTGCGCCCCAGCGCCGAGGCCATAATAGTCCTCATTCCGCCAGTAGGTCATATTGTGCTTGCTCCCCAGACCTGGTTTCGCAAAATTGCTGATCTCGTACTGCTCATAGCCCGCCTCTTTCATGCGACGCATCAGGAGCAAATACATTTCCAGTTCGTCGTCCTCATGTGGAAGCGGAAGCTGATTTTTCTGGTACAGCGTGTGGAATAAGGTGTTCTCTTCAACCTTCAAGCTATAGATGGAGTAATGAGGAAGCCCCAGCTCCAGTGCCCGGCTGACGCTTTCATGCAGCATTTCTACGGTCTGATTCGGTAAACCGAACATCAGGTCAATCGACAGATTGTCCAATCCGACCTTACGTGCATTTTCCAGACTACGATAAACGTCATCTGTATTATGAATACGACCAATGCCCGTAAGCAATTCGTTTTGAAAAGCCTGCACGCCGAAGCTGAGCCGGTTCACGCCGCCTTCTTTCATCACGGTGAGTTTTTCAAAATCAGTTGTGCCTGGATTGGCTTCCATGGAAAACTCAATATCTTCCGACCAGTTCGGGAAGTAGGTACGGACGCTTTTCAGGAAATATTCCATTTCCTTCGGATTCAGCGTTGTTGGTGTTCCACCCCCGACAAAAATAGTTTTAATTTCACCTGGCGGGTGAAGGCGAACTGTATGCTCCATCTCACGTTCCAGTGCATACAGGTATTCCATAACAGGCTGATCCTTGAGCACGTATGAGTTGAAGTCACAGTAAAAGCATTTATTCGTGCAAAAAGGTATATGCAGATAAACCGCTTGAGGCGCGGATGAATGTTCATGTTTGTGTATGGATGCGGTCATACCGATCCTCCTTGTTAGGTGTGATGTGGTGAAAAAAAGTGCGCCGAGGTCGAGATCAACCGCTTCGCTGCTGCCCACCGTCAATCGGCCATTTTTTTACTCCGTCTCTGGATAGCTTGCTCAAATAAAGAACGTCCATTCTCCATGCACGGCAAAGGCCACATGAAAGAATGGACGAATACCGCTTGGGAACAAGCGGACCGTAGTATCTTGCGGTGCATCACAGAGTGTGTACCTAAGTTACTACGGGATCATGCTGTTGGTACTTATTCGTATTCAATTCATACTCACGTTCTGTGATGTACCAAATTGAATATGGTGCTGCTTGTATCAAGCAGCTTTACTCATCTATTTTCAGTACCGCCATAAATGCTTCCTGTGGTACTTCTACGTTACCCACTTGCTTCATGCGCTTCTTGCCCTCTTTTTGCTTTTCAAGCAGCTTCCGTTTACGGGAAATATCGCCACCGTAGCATTTGGCCAAGACGTTTTTACGCATAGCCTTAACGGTTTCACGCGCTACAACCTTCGTTCCGACAGATGCCTGGATTGGCACCTCGAACATTTGGCGTGGGATCAGCTCACGCAGCTTCTCGCAAATGATACGTCCGCGATGGTAAGCGCGATCTCTGTGAACGATGAACGACAACGCATCGACCTGTTCGCCATTCAACAGAATATCCATTTTTACCAGATTGGACTGGCGATAGCCTGAAATCTCGTAGTCGAAGGAAGCGTAGCCCTTGGTGCTAGATTTAAGCTGGTCAAAGAAATCGTACACGATTTCGGACAGCGGAATCTGGTACGTAATAGTTACCCGTGTCGTATCCAGATACTCCATGTTCACATACTCACCGCGCTTGGTCTGGCAAAGCTCCATAACCGTACCTACGTAATCATTAGGCACGATAATGCCTGCTCTTACGTAAGGCTCCTCCACATGCTCAATTCGTCCGATTTCCGGGTAATTCGACGGGTTATCGATCTGGATCGTTTCGCCATTCGTCAGCTTAATGCGGTAAATAACGCTCGGCGCTGTCGTAATCAGAGGGATGTTAAATTCGCGTTCAATCCGCTCCTGAATAACGTCCATATGAAGCAGACCGAGGAAACCACAACGGAATCCGAAGCCCAACGCGCTTGATGTTTCCGGCTCAAAGCTGAGCGAAGCATCGTTCAGTTGCAGCTTTTCAAGTGCCTCGCGCAGATCGTTATACTCGGATGTTTCGATCGGATACAGACCGCAATATACCATCGGATTAATTTTCCGATAACCTGGCATCGGTTCTGGCGTTGGATTTTTGGCATCCGTCACCGTATCCCCGACACGCGTATCGCCCACATGCTTGATACCGGCAACGATAAAACCAACATCACCGATATTCAGCTCGTCCACAATGCTCATACGTGGCATGAAGGCTCCTACCTCGATAACCTCAAACGTTTTATCGGTCGCCATCATTTTAATTTTGGAACCAGCCTTGATGCTGCCATCCACGACGCGAACATACACGATAACGCCTTTATATGGATCATAATGCGAATCGAAAATAAGCGCCTTCAGCGGATTATTCGGATTCCCTTGCGGAGCAGGCACGCTTCTGACCACCTGTTCCAAAATTTCCTTGATACCGATTCCAGCTTTGGCCGATGCGTGTACA carries:
- a CDS encoding N-acetyltransferase, with protein sequence MASVCKDVLCRSAVPEDVEPLYQMISGYAERGIMLPRSREVLMRQLELFIVAEVDGEVVGCGSLCKLGDDLVEIRSLGISEGHKGMGIGSKLVEGLIIEARRQRIPKIMALTYEVSFFIKNGFDVVDKEIFPEKVWTDCINCSKQNNCDEIAVLKMLN
- the lepA gene encoding translation elongation factor 4, with the translated sequence MTDILARQRKIRNFSIIAHIDHGKSTLADRILEYTGALTSREMQEQVLDQMDLERERGITIKLQAVRLTYKADDGEEYILNLIDTPGHVDFTYEVSRSLAACEGALLVVDAAQGIEAQTLANVYLALDNNLEILPVLNKIDLPSADPERVKQEIEDVIGLDTSETVHASAKAGIGIKEILEQVVRSVPAPQGNPNNPLKALIFDSHYDPYKGVIVYVRVVDGSIKAGSKIKMMATDKTFEVIEVGAFMPRMSIVDELNIGDVGFIVAGIKHVGDTRVGDTVTDAKNPTPEPMPGYRKINPMVYCGLYPIETSEYNDLREALEKLQLNDASLSFEPETSSALGFGFRCGFLGLLHMDVIQERIEREFNIPLITTAPSVIYRIKLTNGETIQIDNPSNYPEIGRIEHVEEPYVRAGIIVPNDYVGTVMELCQTKRGEYVNMEYLDTTRVTITYQIPLSEIVYDFFDQLKSSTKGYASFDYEISGYRQSNLVKMDILLNGEQVDALSFIVHRDRAYHRGRIICEKLRELIPRQMFEVPIQASVGTKVVARETVKAMRKNVLAKCYGGDISRKRKLLEKQKEGKKRMKQVGNVEVPQEAFMAVLKIDE
- the hemW gene encoding radical SAM family heme chaperone HemW encodes the protein MTASIHKHEHSSAPQAVYLHIPFCTNKCFYCDFNSYVLKDQPVMEYLYALEREMEHTVRLHPPGEIKTIFVGGGTPTTLNPKEMEYFLKSVRTYFPNWSEDIEFSMEANPGTTDFEKLTVMKEGGVNRLSFGVQAFQNELLTGIGRIHNTDDVYRSLENARKVGLDNLSIDLMFGLPNQTVEMLHESVSRALELGLPHYSIYSLKVEENTLFHTLYQKNQLPLPHEDDELEMYLLLMRRMKEAGYEQYEISNFAKPGLGSKHNMTYWRNEDYYGLGAGAHGYVGRERHMNIKGINPYVEATRNGLPRLDSFEVPAAEAMEDFLMVGLRMLEGVSKSRFEAQFGQSLEDTFTAPLGKMLNAGLIEPVEDGYRLSERGILFGNDVFAEFIGSITVNS